A DNA window from Megalobrama amblycephala isolate DHTTF-2021 linkage group LG11, ASM1881202v1, whole genome shotgun sequence contains the following coding sequences:
- the tdh gene encoding L-threonine dehydrogenase: protein MPVVRALSKVAKQALLAPACGCQPVTVAIRNISFSPRQVTSGSDASFHSVSFSETDHPKVLITGGLGQLGVGLAKLLRKRFGKNNVILSDIRKPPSNVFHSGPFIYSDILDYKNLREIVVNNRITWLVHYSALLSAVGESNVALARAVNITGLHNILDIAAEHGLRLFVPSTIGAFGPTSPRNPTPDLCVQRPRTIYGVSKVHAELMGEYYHHRYGLDFRCLRYPGIISADSQPGGGTTDYAVQIFHDAVKTGKFECNLKPDTRLPMMYIDDCLRATLEVMEAPAETLSMRTYNINAMSFTPEELANEVQKQLPDLQVTYEIDSVRQAIADSWPMNFDDSNARNDWSWKHDYDLPELVQTMLNFIGSDSRIAQAN, encoded by the exons ATGCCAGTCGTCAGAGCCCTTAGTAAGGTGGCGAAGCAGGCCCTGCTGGCCCCTGCGTGTGGATGTCAGCCCGTGACGGTGGCGATACGCAACATCAGCTTTTCCCCGCGTCAGGTCACCTCCGGATCTGATGCCAGCTTTCATTCTGTGTCCTTCTCTGAGACGGACCACCCCAAAGTTCTCATCACAG gCGGCCTCGGGCAACTAGGTGTTGGGCTCGCTAAACTCTTAAG GAAGCGATTTGGAAAAAACAACGTGATCCTCTCAGATATCAGGAAACCACCAAGCAACGTCTTTCACAGTG GACCCTTCATCTACTCTGACATTCTGGACTACAAGAACTTGCGAGAGATCGTAGTAAATAACAGGATCACCTGGTTAGTGCATTACAGTGCTCTTCTAAGTGCCGTCGGGGAATCGAATGTGGCACTGGCACGAGCAGTCAACATCACAG GACTACACAACATTCTAGACATTGCAGCAGAACACGGGCTTCGGCTCTTTGTGCCCAGCACCATTGGTGCCTTTGGACCGACTTCACCTCGAAACCCCACACCTGACCTCTGTGTGCAGAGACCACGTACCATATATGGCGTCTCTAAAGTCCATGCGGAGCTCATGGGGGAG TACTACCACCACCGCTATGGCCTTGACTTCCGCTGTCTGCGGTATCCCGGCATCATCTCTGCAGACTCGCAGCCCGGCGGTGGCACGACAG ACTATGCCGTGCAGATTTTCCACGACGCCGTCAAGACCGGCAAGTTTGAGTGCAACCTGAAGCCAGATACACGGCTGCCCATGATGTACATTGACGACTGTTTGCGGGCCACGCTGGAGGTGATGGAGGCGCCGGCGGAAACGCTCAGTATGCGCACCTACAACATCAATGCCATGAGCTTCACTCCAGAGGAACTTGCAAACGAGGTCCAGAAACAGCTGCCCGACCTTCAGGTCACGTATGAGATCGACTCTGTACGACAGGCTATAG CTGACAGCTGGCCCATGAACTTTGATGACTCAAACGCCCGCAATGACTGGAGCTGGAAGCACGACTACGATCTGCCGGAGTTAGTCCAGACGATGCTCAACTTCATCGGCTCAGACTCCCGCATCGCTCAGGCCAACTGA